A segment of the Neoarius graeffei isolate fNeoGra1 chromosome 5, fNeoGra1.pri, whole genome shotgun sequence genome:
CAACTGTTAAGGTTTTAGTCAACTGATCAGAAGGTACTGATTTCAAATCCCAGCATTTTCCAAAGCTCCCACTGCTGGACCTTGAGCAAGGCTTCTTCACTGTACTGTATTTGTGACAGTAAGGGCTACCTTTATCACGCAGTACTTTACACCAAAACAGCAGAGGGAACAagtttttttaacaaaaaattgTCTCCTTTAAATTTGTGTCAAAAGTTGTTCTCAATTGTGTCTGCTTTTCAGTAAAACAATCTACAGCACTCCCTGGTGGCTCTGTGATGCGACCATTGAGTGCAAAAAGTGTCCACACCTTTTTCAGAGATTTTAGTCTATCAAGGTATTAATAGTTCACTATATTTCAGGTTTCAGAATGTGAATACGTTGCTCACAACACAATATGCATAGTACGCCATCTGAGCTGAAGTCAGAATTTTAGTCCATCAACATTTTTACAATTCAGTCCACAGTACCTCTGCACCCACAAAAGAAGATCACATATTCATGCAACGGAACTTTCAGAAGCTGTCACGGTCGATTTTATCAGACTAAAATCTCTCTACTCATTTCGTTTCCTGTCTTCCTCTGTGTTTGAAACTGCAAATGTTATGAACAGTACATCACTGATTAAAAATACATCTTGTTAGTCCATCCAACAAATACAAGGTTCACACTCTAATTCCCTTCCCCACCCCCAAAAATGTGAAGAAATGACAGCAGGTCCATTACTTTCAATGTACTTAGTATACCAGTGCAATCATTTGCGCAAATTCTCCCACTCAATTCTTGCCTTCCCAAGTCTCCTCACTCCTGCTTTTTAATGGTGACAGGTTATTCTTCTTTTTCCTCAAGATAGGCTTTCACTCGCTTCCGCACGTAGAAAGCGGTGAGGGCGCTGCAGCATGTTGTGAAGACGAAGAGAGCTGCAGCATCATGAGCCAAGTCACCGTGCAGGCGCTCATACAAGGGCCTTCGCTCAGTGTAGTCCAAGCGCACGGCCTCAATCTGCATCAGCGTGCACAATACGAGAAACACGTGAAAGATCTGGTGGCCCTGGCCAATAAAGTCGCAgtgcccagggaaccagcactctGGATGAGGGTAAGAGAAGAAGAAGGCACTGACCAGAAAGAAGAGGATCTGATAAAAGTGGAAAGTTACAGCTGGGTCGGAGCAAACCTGCTGTGAACTGTAGCACGTGTAAATGCGATGCACCACCGGGCTGATATCGAAGCAGTAGGCCAGTGCTGAGGGCATCATCTGACAGAACTTGTGGCCGAACCTGCGCAAGCGCCGACTGGCATACTTGCCATAGCAGCAACCGGCACACGAGAGCCATGCCATAAAAGCAGCAGTAGGTAAGAAGAAGCCTCGAATGTAAGCATGCCATGTTTCTTCCACTGCGTAATAGAAATGCACCAGGGCACTTCCGTACTGGTACACAGCTACGCCCACATAGTCCAGGAAGTAGAAAGTGTAATTGGAGAGCTCAGACTTGGCAGAGAGCAGGTGGGCGAGAGTGCTGCAGGCCAGGTAAGTGAACGCAGTGAGGAGACCGATGAAGAGTGGCTGCGCATGTGGGTCACGCAGGAAGTCCACAGTCTCTGACACTTCCCTGATCTTGACGAGTATGACAAGCGAGGCTATTAAGTGTGTCCA
Coding sequences within it:
- the paqr7b gene encoding membrane progestin receptor alpha-B, translated to MATVVMEQIGRLFINVQQLRQIPQLLESAFPTLPCTVSISDVPRVFRETHVLTGYRPVDHSWRYYFLSLFQRHNETVNVWTHLIASLVILVKIREVSETVDFLRDPHAQPLFIGLLTAFTYLACSTLAHLLSAKSELSNYTFYFLDYVGVAVYQYGSALVHFYYAVEETWHAYIRGFFLPTAAFMAWLSCAGCCYGKYASRRLRRFGHKFCQMMPSALAYCFDISPVVHRIYTCYSSQQVCSDPAVTFHFYQILFFLVSAFFFSYPHPECWFPGHCDFIGQGHQIFHVFLVLCTLMQIEAVRLDYTERRPLYERLHGDLAHDAAALFVFTTCCSALTAFYVRKRVKAYLEEKEE